ctttctatttatcaaagaaacctgaaaaaattctactctgctgttttcaacatcataataataataataataattgttttttgcgCTGCAAATCGAAATAGCAggataatttctgaaggatcgtgagactggagtaataatgtaaaaaatattgttttgaaatcacaataaattatattttaaaatatattaaaatagaaaacagttattttaaatagcctattaaaaatatttcaaaatgttactgttttgctgtacattggatcaaataaatgcaggcttggtgaacagaagagacttctttaaaaaacattaacaagcttactgtccaaaaacttttgactggtggtgtatatgcaactttattttttctctaatttctagcttttatttgacttatttttatttgaaatgtataactgctggacaataacaaataatgatgatttgtttatatactacaaacacttttttttttatcacacaatAAGACTGAATAGTTTCTATATTGTAATACCggtaaatgctatgtcaattagcactgcattgttcatggATAGTTTGCCATATCTGCAATAAAATGCCATTGATACAGCTTTAACTGATACAGCTTTTGATTTAGTTTGAGGGTGCTTAGCACCCTCTAGCACCCCAGCAGAACCGGGCCTGAATATAAAGAGTCACATTAAtcaaatcttttaaatgtttgctgaaacGAATATCGGAAAAAATCGACTCACGGCTTTATCGATATCGAATTGACGTCATTTTAAAAAACGATCAAtcgaaaaatgtatttttgtaccCAGTCCTAGCACAGGAGCAGCTCATGATTGAGTGTTTTCATGGTCTCCGAGTGGCTCAGTgcacagtaaatgctgctccgcACACACTCATCTCTGCATCTGTTCTGAGTTTGGGTCGCATATAACATGCATTTGCATCTTCCCAAACCTATAATGACTTGTAACAAGCTTTAAGGGCCCCCTGctgttttccaccaaaatacaaGCAATCATCCATGTTTAACATTTGAAGATATTAAATGAAGATATTAAGAGTTAcagttgtactgtaaaataaaatgattttttttatatatattccatttgttattttacagtgaaatattacaatagtattaattattatttgtttaacgtgtatttattagtaataataataaaaatactaataattattattttatagtcatatATATTAACAGAATTGTAGGCCCTACAAAAGCAAACACAGAAGAACTGGAGCTTCTTTAATcgcatttttatttgcaatcaattaaaaaaaaaagaaattaacatgcaattaagttataataataataataatagggttTATTTTACTTGACATTGTGTTGAGTGCTTGTCatgatagatttttatttaattgtatattttctaGGGAAAAGGAGACTATCAATGGCACGAAGGAGCTCCAAAAAAAGCAAGACTGATTCAGGTTTGACTGTgacatcaaatataaaaaatgtgttatgaGAAAAATGTTTACTGGTGCCATAATGGTAGATTCCCTCATTATTCATCTCTTTCTTCCaggaaaacattttcataaagatTCCAAGTCCACATGTGCATCCACCAGCCAAGAAAAAGAACTAGACCCCTTAGATCTAACACCATCATCCAATGGAACAGCAGTACCTAAGGCTCAGTGCCAATCAGAAACGTTTAAGCCTACAAGTAAGATCCCACCCACCACATCTGTACAACCTATATATGTATGCTCAAATAGCACCTTGTTCTTTATGATCAGgggatttattgttttattgtagcAGTTAGAAAACAAGCTTTTCACAACCCCAACCGTTTCAGCAGAGAGCCATGTGAGTAATGATCTATACTAATCAAATTCACAGAATCATGATTCATCCCCATTATCTTGAATTATTGACCGTAAATGTACCATCTAATTATCTCAGTATACAGAGTCATCAGAAACCAGCCTCCACCGGTGCTCTCTATCAACTTGGACCATAATCCATGTAAATGTAGCATTCCTGGCTGTACAAAGTCTTTCCGGAAAGCAAAACTCCTGCACTATCATATGAAGTACTACCATGGAGATGATCGTCTGATAGAACAGGACCAGACCAGGGCAATGGACAAACACACCACACTTAATAATCAGGAGAGCTCTAAGAAGAGGTGCATTCCATCACATGAGTGTGCGCAGATGTCTGTGAAGAGACACTGTGTTGTCAGTGCACAGAATTACCAACGGTGGCCATCACTGAAGTACAAGAACAGAGAGGATCAGCTAGACAGAAACATGCAAAGATACTTCAACAAGGAAAGAGAGAGGAGGTTTATGGAAATGGGTATGGCTGATGGATCAACTTTATATAGTGTTTCACAGAAAACGTGGGATTTACCGTGTTATTGTTCATTTTTCCTCTAATACATGTCATGGTCTAACTGAGCTTTGGTTTCTTTCCTTGTAGAAGATGTGAAAGAACGTGACAAGctaaaagagaaacagactaGAGACTTTCTGCGAATTAagttaaaggaaaataaaaaaatgagaaaaaccaCATCAGGTGAAGAAATTCAGCATGTTTTCAGAGTGATGATGTATCTTTTATTTCTGTGCACAACCACTGTAACTACATGTCTGAAATCTATTTGTTACAGTAAATTATAAGTATACGTTAAATGTAATCAATTGAAGTCTCCATCTCGCtctaaatgtttttgttgaatttttgctattttatatgTTCTTAAGTTTATGAGTCAGTGTCATTTTAATATCTAACTGATTCCCCCCATTGTCATATGTTTGCAGATGAGGATAGCATTTCTGATTGGTCCTCTGACAGCTGTGGATGGAGTGAAGATGAAATGGGGGCAGATTTGGACGTCATTGCCTCACCTCTCAGCTGTAGCTCCACTGCCTCGACTACAGGAAGTCAGGAAACTATCCGTTGTGTGTGTGAAGTGGAAGAGGAAAATGACTTCATGTTACAGGTGACCATTcaaaatcaaagaatcctgattttttttttatcttggattccacacaaacatattaagcagcacaacactgACAATAACAGGAAATGTTTCTCGACCACCGAATCagaatattaggatgatttctgaagggtcatgtaacactgaagactggagtaatggctgctgaaaattcattcaATTTGATAATTAGTAAAAATTCATTCAATTTGATAATtggtaaaaatgaaaaaaaaaatgacccaacCAAAACTTTAGAAAAGTAATTTATATGTCAGTAGAAGATTTATCTGTAAAAATGTCACTATTAATTAACAACCatcatgttcattgttttctcTCACTCCCCAGTGTGAAGAGTGCCTGTACTGGCAGCATGGAACCTGCATGGGCCTTCTGGAAGAGAATGTTCCAGAGCGATACGCTTGCTTCATTTGCCGGGATTCCCTAGGTTTGGAAGTGTTGTgaatttttgtgttgttttctggAGGGAACCTTAAATGTAGACCTTAGGATGAGTGGCACTGACTCCACTTTATGTCAATTCCTATTTCCTATGCTGGGAAATCTATATTATGGCATATTGtgctatttttagtttaatttaggcTTACAAGTGTGTTTGTTTCGGTGTATCCAGGGCAGATCAGAGGTCAGAGACCGCGTCTACGGTACTGGTATGACAGGGACTGGCTTAGCACCGGCCATATGTATGGCCTCTCTTTCCTGGAGAACTACTCCCATAAGAACGGGAAGAAGATTGCAGCCACTCATCAGCTGTTAGGGGACGTTCAGCATGTGGTGGAAGTCCTCAATGGCCTGCAGCTCAAAATTAGTGTGTTACAGTGAGTGATCCAGCTTTATCTCGGTTTGAACCCATAACACAAATTTTGTTTGAAAAGCCTCATGAAAACGGTGTTATACCAATTCACTGCAGGAGCCAAAGTCATCCAGACCTCAAGTTGTGGCGTCAGACTGAGATGGCTGAGAAATCCAGGATGAAAACCATGGATCGTCcagacacaaaaacagtttctgctTCAGCATCCTTGGATGCCATTCAACGTAAAGAGCCCTTGATTTCAACCTTTCAGGACTATATTAGCAGTGAGCATAGCTACCAAAAGCCACAAACACTGTACCAGGTATTGGAGCAGAGGCTGGTGCTGAAGACACGGGTTGAGTCGGTGCTGGGAGACCGGTTGCACAACACTGAGACAGTGCTGAAGAATGACCAACACTGTAATGGAGAGATCCAACCAACACTACTAAAGACATGCAGTACTCAGCTGTGCAACCACAGCATGGTGAGGGACACATCAAATGAGGTTAATATTACATCAGGGTTGGCCAGTGTTGATCCTGGTGAGCCACAGTCCtccagagttcagctccaaccctaattaaacacacctgaacaagccaATTAAGGTCTAAGGGTGACTAGAAAGCTATAGACAGGCCTGTGGATCTCCAGGACCTATATTCAGTGATAGTCATGTAATACAGAGGTGGCGAACAATTAACAGTTATATAATTAGCAGCTAAACTGTGTTCAACATGAACAGTAATAAGAtattttcttgagcaccaaatctgcatgTTATAattgatttcagaaggatcatgtgacactggaataatgatgctgaaaattcagcagtaataaattccattttaaaacatattagacatttattgtaaattgtaataaatttccACAATATTACGGTCTTTACTGTATTGTAGATTAAATTAATGCAGagcataaaacttaaaaaaaaaaatcttacaagcAAAAATCTTATCAACCCCGAAGTTTTGAACGGTTTTGCAGTATGAAGTAGACTAACTGTTTAATGTTGTGTGGCCCTGAATGTTACTTTGTAGGATCTAGGAGAGAAGTGTGAGGCGGGTGCTGATGGAGGAGGGGCTAAGGGCGGAGCTCAGCAGCAGCAGTGGAAGATCAGCCTCCTGGAGCATATTGAGACTGTACAAGAAGAGGTTACTCAAAGGATGGACTTCATCGAAAGGGAGCTTGATGGTGTGCCAGATGGTTTCAGAGGGCTGGATTTgtgttttgcagttttttttttatggcctgATTTGTATTATGTGAATGTTTCGTGTATGCTGTGACTCTATATTGATTCTTTTTTCAGTGCTTGAAAACTGGCTGGACTGCACGGGTGAGTTGGAGCCTCCAGAGCCACTGGACCGTCTGCCTGAACTCAAGCACAGCATCAAACAGCTGCTGAATGAAATGGGAAAGGTGCAGCAGATCGCTCGGACATGTGCCACATGAGTGCGCCAAGGAATGTTTCACTATCATCACAGGGCTACCTCAGATTGACACATTCCTAAACCTTCACAGACTGAAGAGCCAAAAGAATAGACTGAATAGTCTGAGAACATGTGAAACTGAAAATGCTGTTTGTAACACAGCCTGTGATTCTTAAATGTGAAATCAAGAGAATGTTGCAAAACGTTTTCACCTCAATTATCATTTTTCAACAAATGTTATCTAATTTTCTTCATTTCTGTTTCAACAAAAGGGaacatacaacaaaataaattttaagtATGTTTGCTAAAAGGTTTATAAGACTTGGCTTTGTCATTTAACAAAGCTCAGAATGCAGtgatttctattatttttagaCTTAGTCATAAagcaatgcattatattttttcctttgcagagaaattgagttattcaaAGTTATGTTTAAGCTAAAAGCCTACTTGAATAGTCAAAAAGGACCCATCCTGTGCTCTTTAAAAGGGTAGTAACCTTTAACATGTATTTAATAGGCTGGGTGTGAAGTAAAATGTACACCATGAAACCGTTGTTTCTGttctacattgttttttttaaagtatctcaTGCTTAGAatgttcaaatgtgttttttttttcttttaatattgcatatttatttttaaaacaactgTGAATATAATTATCCTCAGTAGTTTACTATGACTTTAACCCTTAATTCAGCAAATGTGATCAGTGTTGCCACTTCCTCATGGATTATCCATAAAATCTTTAGTATATTAACAAAGACTGAACCACATGACTGTATGTCTAAAAGGAAAAACTTTATTCCAGCTTGTAAATACACAAAAAtttcatcctgaatgcatttcAGTACTGCAAATCTGATTActcaatgaaatattaaatatatgcatactGGCTATCATCTTAATGAGCATACAATGGatatattaaaattctgtcattatgtgCGTACCTTATGTCTTTCCAAAACTGGGTTACTGGAAAACATATTCCCCCTAACATAACATGTGTTCCGGCTATTCAAAATAGATACAGTTATAATTAAAGCACGttgtatgtatacagtatgtgtataccTGGTCTgctatgtgattttatttttataattagaaTAAGAATCAGCTTTATTGTCAAGTATGTTTAAATGCATAAGGGATTTATCTTGGTGACAGGAACTTCAgctgcagaaaaaaatatgtatttagaagaagaagaaaaaacacattgCGGAACCAAAGAAAAAGACGTAACTGTCGATAAAGTCGTGACGTGGTTATCATAGCCAACCTCACGAGGGCGATGAATGGCTTATGAGGGGGTCTTCCGAGAGCGCTGAGTGTAAGCGGGAGCCCAGAAAACCCCGCCCACCGAGTGACATCAAAACACGGCTGGCAGAGACTGCGAGCCCTCCTTTTGCTTCCACCAGCCTCCGTTCACTTCAACATCTTTGTGGAGGATTTTCCTTGCTCAGATCCAAGTATTGTACATCCGACTGGTAGGtgagttaaatgttaaatgttttagaaCTAAAATAGTACAGTTTGTTCTAGGAATGTGAATGAGACCGACGGGAATTATGTGACATAATTTAGAGTGATGGTGTTGGTTATTTTCTTTACAGCGACCAAtgcaattcattttaaaatggctCCATGTTTCTAAACAGCCAGGAGCCACAAAAACATCGATTTCCATCACAACAGCCGCTGAATAAGACAGAGAAGGGAAAACACGCACATTGTGATTTATTAATGATCGATTTTTTTTCATCCACTTATCTCACACATCCGACACTGAAGATGTTGGATCTtgacgccaaaaaaaaaaaaaaaaaaaaactttagatgtCACGGTTTTTAATTCAGTGGCAGTGCATTTTTGTCCACACGTCGCAGCAGATGTTTCATAGTTTTCGTAGATAAAGAGGGCCAGCTGCATCCTGCATTCAGTCTTTTGAATATGATTAGTCTTTGTCTACACGCAGTTTCAGTGAAAGAATGTGTTGCTGTTGAAATGCATCTGAATTTATGTTGCTAAATTATTTACGTCGGTCTAACTTTGATTCGTGATAGTCCTGTTTCTTAATTTAAACCTTcatgtatgtataaaatatcagtatttCTCAGTAGATTAACTCTTGTCATCTGACGCCTACATATCAAAGACAGTGTAAAGTGATGGGTTTTTGGGATAGTTTCTATTATATAGCTACGACACAACTTCCGGCATGACACAAATGACATTGTCCTCGGTCACCTGCTCATGGGAAGGTCGCAGTGCTGAGGATGTGAACTCCATGTGCTCGCAGGTGTGCGGTTTAACACACTCGGACAATGTGATACTGCACTACACACTGTTGACACGACAAACAAACTACACTAACCTGTTGTTATCTTCAACACAGGACACAATAGAGACCCCCTCACAGTCTTCTTTGCTGAAATCTGTTTGTCATACATACACTGATACAGTGTTTATTGTAATACACAGTATGTTTTAATCAGTCGTTTTCAAGTCAAAGCCTTAACagatctgtatactgctgtttgaGATAGAAATCCAATTAAACTTTCTTCCTCGTATCACCCTGGTACAAAAACAGGCACAGTTGAATACATTAGCTCGTTTTACTTTAATTACTCTTtaaattcattttgttttcattttccttatttttaaaatgtgtaatcgATGTGTTTCCTATTGCTGAGATGTTAACATTTTAACTTCCCTATAGAGAAGATAGTTCTTTTATAtgtagagcgagagagagagagagagagttagtgtGTTCCTGTGGGTTGACATGTGGAGATGTCAGGAAATCCTGGATCTCTTGGGAGCAGCGAGCTTTAATTAAGCTATGCTTCAGTTCAATTGAGTGTGCTCACAATCTCAATAACCCTGCTTATCAGGTCTGTGGACTAGCATGAGGGCAAATGGGTAGTCTATGACCTGTGCTATACAGAGATAAGGGAAGGCACTTTGTCTCGAACTCGCCATTCTAACGTGTCATGGatctttttgaagaattttgaagaatCTTTATGCAGCACTTTGCCGTACAAACTTCATCTAGCTTTAGAAGACTTGGTATTTAATGCATAAGGCTACTATAGTGGTCATTTAATGGTCTGTTTTGTCCTTTTTGGGTTTGTGATCAGTAAAAACTATTGATGAATGGGGAAAAAGGTTATTAATGTTAAGaatatgttgcatttttaatgaaatatcccTTAAATAATGAAACATTACGTGCATTGCGACAGTACGAATGTTCCTCTGCAGTCCTCATAGCATCCTCTGTAAAGCACCTGCTGCAGGTGGAGCAGTATCACAGGTGACTGCCAGGCTGTTGGTTGTGTGATGTGGACAGATTCCAAGATGCTCCTCCAGACTGTCCCTCACTGTATGTGCAAGACTGAAAGCACAGTCTGTAGTCCTTAATGAGC
The sequence above is drawn from the Carassius auratus strain Wakin unplaced genomic scaffold, ASM336829v1 scaf_tig00215808, whole genome shotgun sequence genome and encodes:
- the LOC113095925 gene encoding PHD finger protein 20-like, producing the protein MSKMPPNRRGIKFEVGTALEARDSLKNWYTANIEKIDYENEKILIHYRQWSHRYDEWFDWASPYLRPVERIQLRREGRQEDSFIPGFHVNDKVLASWSDCRFYPARVLAVNKDASYTVKFYDGVIQTVKGIHVKPFTKERTKKITAKNGETPMLKKTEKDKNMQEEIGVSSAKQAAGQTDRVPEKEEDEISDLDREEGEKKEINGNRTCLKVENISILEQVGQHNYSKSFLKKVSGTEEAAVKMEDSVVFDSGMNFNEAMVKRNETEEAEVQVEQKKEEIKGQCLPHDRKAQKQRIRRKRRLSMARRSSKKSKTDSGKHFHKDSKSTCASTSQEKELDPLDLTPSSNGTAVPKAQCQSETFKPTTVRKQAFHNPNRFSREPLYRVIRNQPPPVLSINLDHNPCKCSIPGCTKSFRKAKLLHYHMKYYHGDDRLIEQDQTRAMDKHTTLNNQESSKKRCIPSHECAQMSVKRHCVVSAQNYQRWPSLKYKNREDQLDRNMQRYFNKERERRFMEMEDVKERDKLKEKQTRDFLRIKLKENKKMRKTTSDEDSISDWSSDSCGWSEDEMGADLDVIASPLSCSSTASTTGSQETIRCVCEVEEENDFMLQCEECLYWQHGTCMGLLEENVPERYACFICRDSLGQIRGQRPRLRYWYDRDWLSTGHMYGLSFLENYSHKNGKKIAATHQLLGDVQHVVEVLNGLQLKISVLQSQSHPDLKLWRQTEMAEKSRMKTMDRPDTKTVSASASLDAIQRKEPLISTFQDYISSEHSYQKPQTLYQVLEQRLVLKTRVESVLGDRLHNTETVLKNDQHCNGEIQPTLLKTCSTQLCNHSMDLGEKCEAGADGGGAKGGAQQQQWKISLLEHIETVQEEVTQRMDFIERELDVLENWLDCTGELEPPEPLDRLPELKHSIKQLLNEMGKVQQIARTCAT